A genomic window from Cydia amplana chromosome 3, ilCydAmpl1.1, whole genome shotgun sequence includes:
- the LOC134662747 gene encoding mucin-2-like isoform X3, protein MRAGVWCVALALLAVGGALRPTQAEGTTRVGRRLSIHTSTESSALEQEHASTRRGSRRREETSPRQAVRRTRTRAPQTEEVTEPQTKRNTTNERFDSRKAYSRTRNRPEPEEDTPKANVIRSRSRFNRPAPTQPTPTTKAPEVTSPNIDESKIEVINSTLEEITKMVFNEYEPVTQSNRRISTRISAVTQRRRGRVNARSNEQSDLTSSGTTNSISIAEKGPTTDKMLDLRGPRKLRYKQRVSETDTNLTGLGITASNEVQQSSQKETPSHEPKLSAPVENVQQSTETNPLKTTTLKVMRIVRRPVQRGKGSFKPTASESLPKKRSDEVSEDDNYPEPFKALLQAKNTSLRPKPNVEKELKNDTKPDDKSAESTVAPKTLSTKEPSYKFRSQQTTRSRKFSHLTSSTVSNTEQSGDKPAYKYNRKFKISTTEAPKTEPKIISKRVETNNLLKKASHRPTFYSRRNSSKSEASTTTPSNEESLNIGSALESIAKHKASLPRTSYYSRQRNSKKVLTPSIPSTEEPFKDNKSVIETSDRKNADNVDMPLIYTLLKPTDVSQNENNLDISHNENNGENPHKMFVIAVTSKESPESSTENEMTSNTVEETEARPVVGLSTPKYHATYTVPQPTAKADEHDVLSAVPPIRNIPTRKFGRGRVGSRSQNDVVSEEPVTRDRGAGKYTDSYTKTTEASTNGINPDTEKSRHRFSSKYRALHDKPIYRATVPTVTPSTIEGEEYQLGPDMNAITFTQTRSPAELLKLSESLVKPHVMNVEASQHSQSVTVSIFDALAEILTSTPRNRLSSTTEVQKQNIKTDSIQSLDVVSSNINVNSGVLPSQDTLNVFVNTNVQNTDKTLNVNNPSVAAGAASALTPQSLPTPIPTTPVSVRKPFAIKVLYSEPTDKLTTALEPTSNQPSTDNPSTVYNTVSDLLLSNNNVVSSELTSMLSSNINNILRNMDDRVKSRVSADMNRILKNLIPRAIDGLDDNVDSTPNTTPYSVEEIKDTENVNFDVNLNINGNPASLDLLQTAGTTSNVNITNGVANTVNGVEQPDFTQDGNNQGFSQLASILPESNEGRTTTANQNRLITVPTTTVTVTPDTVSANLASSFVPENDDSIVIEREVNNNTASNSPNVPVPFLTNFQIEDFTTQDSGNFNNTSVLQSEPIPFAATPSQNDDNPNIQDINDVTPLQLWILSKKARVLKMIEDLIRDHNNELANATALTDMFRQSDNSPISERLTEIMSTMNTTTISTDSDDSSLSTTPSLPLPLSTLPSNESFEAGLTTSTMSSEVAISNESFTTVSARLDDISTSTSSTSSNAETATAMSTTEATVELSNRSLIESKTATTIQETTTQSIETVTPSDVATTTQVNQETTIQNDIETTTEISTSALNLKDSSRGVTTVASKPAEQSTASHVLSLRTTTMLPSVDEILLNSLSSAAKEEMVISSMTSSTRQPTILTLDIDPETKQIRTEKPGEIKFISIDEVTTTSSPTSNVLKLASSKSPTTTVTSQMQTVTESSTQTPQIPTQVQNDDQTTTIQVAARTITNVVSESTTVQSVLTTSTTEASTTPLASTEPVTTTTMAPVTTTTETTTTTAKAIETTTEVRTTLRTTTAPPTTSAPTTAAETIIPSTATPAPTERVTKEDIKRYQEDAALLEAILSGSERLPKKLNFNNLDQNTGTSSVNTQTKLASGTKQSDTDKLLQELLLVAGKNPNTLTVPNIGGIINSVQTTTARSIEDDIRQFEEDTKLLKALLAATGQDPAKFNIPTLDIKTTTLVPTTETTTTSKPTETTTPSIDGDITRFQEDAKLLQALLQATGQNNGNFKIPDITGITSHVRIASNPRTTSLGSNPTTPINVRPIYTTLRTTTLPPTTVTVPTTFQLRATDSTTARISTTFPPFRRRPTATVSTDPTTVATARRVPIPGFTVTTELPTSSTFSVQEDLAFLNNLKSVLNTNTDSTDPEAALANRIIALAVDRSLNEIKTGQGTERTGKNLVPTTAPTTTTTTTTTTTTTTTTTPRPTTAAPSTPSIEDDLRQFQEDTKLLQALLKATGQDPSKLNLPTIPNINANVSPKIPPGVHRELNLLSNLLASPSPLNEPFDSLTQKPKEQMKTTITTTPKPFGAKIAVKDDVKNVQDDGKLLQTLIKLQGVQETTTQKSKIAITGQSTDEALKKLIQQTKSPGMVQDATKMPIAISTEYGKSNDALLAALLKEQGFGPTTASSLDEQIRLAALLNQVVVTPKARRTTTPLPPPPPPAPRRPILDGLAWLWQQWRETGPGTGAKRPNRRPDPSPTAAVSASQATSNRVNWFGSGPFVGNADDKPNNRIPLDPPRAVTSEQTPGRGQLVSAAINVTRAFSQFLGAAIQGAAQTVQSVIRAGQRAATDVYSNGSGASG, encoded by the exons gCGGAGGGAACGACGCGTGTAGGCAGAAGACTGTCAATACACACGTCCACAGAAAGCAGCGCTCTTGAACAAGAGCATGCTTCTACAAGAAGAGGGTCGAGGAGAAGAGAAGAAACATCGCCGCGGCAAGCTGTGCGAAGAACAAGGACACGTGCTCCTCAAACTGAAGAGGTCACTGAACCACAAACTAAACGGAATACCACCAACGAACGCTTCGACTCGAGAAAAGCTTACAGTAGGACCCGAAACAGGCCCGAACCAGAAGAAGATACTCCTAAAGCCAACGTTATTAGAAGCAGATCGCGATTCAATAGACCAGCTCCAACCCAACCCACCCCTACTACAAAAGCACCAGAGGTGACTTCTCCCAATATAGATGAAAGCAAAATAGAAGTCATAAATTCAACTCTAGAAGAAATAACCAAAATGGTTTTTAATGAATATGAACCTGTAACACAATCTAATCGCAGAATTTCAACTCGAATCAGTGCAGTTACTCAACGAAGACGTGGCCGAGTCAATGCCAGAAGCAACGAGCAATCAGACCTTACTAGTTCCGGAACGACAAACTCAATTTCGATTGCTGAAAAAGGACCCACTACTGACAAAATGTTAGATCTAAGAGGTCCCCGAAAGCTAAGGTATAAACAGCGAGTATCAGAAACTGATACCAATTTAACGGGTCTTGGTATTACGGCTTCGAATGAGGTTCAACAGTCTAGTCAAAAGGAGACCCCTAGTCACGAGCCCAAGCTATCTGCCCCGGTAGAAAATGTTCAACAAAGCACTGAGACGAACCCTTTGAAAACAACGACTTTGAAGGTCATGAGGATAGTCAGGCGGCCTGTCCAGAGAGGAAAGGGAAGCTTCAAGCCGACCGCATCCGAGTCTCTACCTAAAAAACGTTCAGATGAAGTAAGCGAAGACGACAACTATCCTGAACCATTCAAAGCGCTGTTGCAAGCTAAAAATACTTCA TTACGACCTAAACCCAATGTAGAAAAAGAATTGAAAAATGACACCAAACCTGATGATAAATCTGCGGAAAGCACTGTAGCTCCAAAAACGCTTTCAACCAAAGAACCCAGTTATAAGTTTCGGTCTCAACAAACCACAAGAAGCAGAAAATTTAGTCACCTTACTTCTTCCACCGTCTCAAACACAGAACAGAGCGGTGATAAACCCGCTTACAAATATAatcgaaaatttaaaataagcaCTACCGAGGCTCCCAAAACCGAACCCAAAATAATTTCCAAACGTGTTGAAACTAACAATCTTTTAAAAAAGGCGTCGCATAGACCTACATTTTATTCAAGACGAAATTCAAGCAAAAGTGAGGCCAGTACCACAACCCCAAGTAACGAAGAAAGCCTTAATATAGGAAGTGCTTTAGAAAGTATTGCAAAACACAAAGCATCGTTGCCAAGGACGTCTTATTATAGTCGACAGAGAAATAGTAAAAAAGTCTTAACCCCATCTATCCCATCGACGGAAGAACCTTTTAAGGATAATAAGAGTGTCATAGAAACTTCTGATAGAAAAAACGCTGATAATGTAGACATGCCCTTGatatatacattattaaaaccCACCGACGTTTCACAAAATGAAAACAATCTAGATATTTCACACAATGAAAACAATGGCGAAAACCCACATAAAATGTTTGTTATTGCAGTAACAAGTAAAGAGTCTCCAGAATCTAGTACAGAAAATGAAATGACATCTAATACTGTTGAGGAGACTGAAGCTAGACCTGTAGTGGGCTTATCGACTCCAAAGTATCATGCTACGTATACAGTTCCTCAACCTACTGCTAAAGCAGACGAACATGACGTTTTGAGTGCTGTGCCTCCCATTAGAAACATCCCGACTCGAAAATTTGGACGAGGGAGAGTCGGCTCAAGAAGTCAAAATGATGTAGTCTCAGAAGAACCAGTAACGAGGGACAGAGGGGCTGGGAAGTATACAGATTCTTATACAAAAACCACTGAGGCTTCTACCAATGGG ATAAATCCAGACACTGAAAAGTCTAGACATAGATTCAGCTCTAAATATAGAGCATTGCATGACAAaccaatttatagagcaacagTGCCCACGGTTACACCGTCAACT ATAGAGGGAGAAGAATATCAATTAGGGCCAGATATGAATGCTATCACGTTTACTCAAACACGAAGTCCAGCTGAACTATTGAAACTGTCAGAAAGTTTGGTGAAACCACACGTCATGAATGTTGAAGCTTCACAACACTCCCAGTCAGTTACTGTATCAATATTCGATGCTTTAGCTGAAATCCTTACGTCCACACCCAGAAACCGACTATCATCTACAACAGaagtacaaaaacaaaacattaaaacCGATTCTATACAATCACTCGACGTCGTGAGTAGCAACATTAATGTAAATAGTGGAGTTTTGCCAAGTCAAGACACATTGAATGTTTTTGTAAACACTAATGTACAAAACACTGACAAGACACTAAATGTGAATAACCCATCGGTTGCGGCTGGCGCAGCATCGGCGTTGACGCCCCAGTCTTTACCCACACCCATCCCCACTACTCCTGTTTCTGTAAGGAAACCTTTCGCTATCAAAGTCTTATACTCAGAACCAACAGACAAACTTACGACTGCACTTGAACCAACATCAAACCAGCCATCGACTGACAACCCATCAACGGTATATAACACTGTTTCTGATCTTTTGTTATCTAATAACAATGTAGTGTCGTCTGAACTAACCAGCATGTTGTCTAGTAATATTAACAATATACTCCGAAATATGGACGACAGGGTTAAATCTAGAGTGTCCGCCGACATGAATAGAATACTGAAGAACTTGATTCCCAGGGCTATAGACGGTTTAGATGACAATGTAGATTCTACCCCAAATACCACACCCTACAGTGTGGAGGAGATCAAAGACACAGAAAACGTAAATTTCGATgttaacttaaatataaatggtAACCCTGCGTCCCTTGATCTTCTTCAAACTGCAGGTACCACCAGCAATGTAAATATCACAAATGGTGTTGCTAATACAGTTAATGGTGTAGAACAGCCTGATTTTACTCAGGATGGTAATAACCAAGGTTTTTCACAATTAGCTAGTATTTTGCCAGAATCAAACGAAGGACGAACGACGACAGCTAACCAAAATAGATTAATAACTGTTCCCACAACTACGGTAACCGTAACACCTGATACTGTCAGTGCTAATTTAGCTTCGTCATTCGTTCCTGAAAATGACGATAGTATTGTTATTGAGAGGGAGGTTAACAATAATACTGCATCCAATAGTCCGAATGTTCCCGTCCCATTTTTAACGAACTTTCAAATAGAAGATTTCACTACACAGGATTCAGGTAATTTTAATAACACATCCGTTTTGCAAAGTGAACCTATACCCTTCGCTGCAACACCATCTCAAAATGACGACAATCCTAACATTCAGGACATCAATGACGTGACACCCCTTCAGCTGTGGATATTATCTAAAAAAGCCCGAGTACTGAAAATGATTGAAGACCTTATACGTGACCATAACAACGAACTGGCTAATGCCACTGCACTGACAGATATGTTTAGACAATCAGATAACTCTCCTATATCTGAACGACTGACTGAAATAATGAGTACAATGAATACTACGACTATATCAACCGACTCcgatgactcttctctttctacTACTCCTTCTCTTCCTCTTCCTCTTTCTACCTTGCCCTCAAACGAATCTTTCGAAGCTGGCCTCACTACAAGTACCATGTCGTCAGAAGTCGCCATCAGTAATGAATCGTTTACAACGGTATCAGCTCGTTTAGATGACATTAGTACAAGTACATCTTCTACATCGAGCAATGCAGAGACTGCTACTGCTATGTCAACGACGGAAGCTACCGTTGAGCTATCGAATAGATCGCTAATCGAGTCCAAAACGGCTACAACTATACAGGAAACAACCACGCAGAGTATTGAAACGGTCACGCCTTCAGACGTCGCAACCACAACGCAAGTGAATCAAGAAACTACGATTCAAAATGATATCGAAACAACTACCGAG ATATCGACATCGGCACTTAATTTAAAAGATAGCAGTAGAGGTGTAACTACTGTGGCTAGTAAGCCAGCTGAGCAAAGCACAGCCTCGCATGTTTTGAGTTTACGCACAACTACAATGCTACCCTCTGTCGATGAGATTCTGCTTAATAGTTTATCTTCGGCCGCTAAAGAGGAAATGGTTATATCATCAATGACGAGTTCCACTCGCCAGCCTACAATATTAACACTGGATATTGATCCGGAG ACCAAACAAATACGCACTGAAAAGCCTGGTGAAATTAAATTCATATCAATCGACGAAGTGACCACAACTTCATCTCCAACTTCGAATGTCTTGAAGTTGGCTTCCAGCAAATCACCCACTACAACTGTAACTAGTCAAATGCAGACAGTTACCGAGTCTAGTACACAGACACCACAGATTCCAACACAAGTACAAAATGATGATCAAACAACTACGATTCAAGTAGCTGCAAGAACGATTACGAACGTTGTCTCAGAATCAACCACCGTGCAAAGCGTGCTAACGACAAGCACTACTGAGGCTAGCACAACTCCATTAGCAAGCACTGAACCGGTCACAACTACGACCATGGCTCCAGTGACAACGACCACAGAAACTACGACGACTACTGCGAAAGCGATAGAAACAACGACCGAAGTTAGAACTACTTTAAGAACAACGACTGCACCACCAACGACTTCTGCACCGACTACTGCTGCTGAAACTATAATCCCATCGACAGCTACCCCTGCACCAACAGAACGAGTTACTAAAGAGGATATAAAAAGATATCAAGAAGATGCAGCacttttagaagcaattttaaGTGGCTCTGAACGTCTTCCTAAAAAATTAAACTTCAATAATTTAGATCAAAACACCGGTACTTCATCAGTTAATACTCAAACGAAGCTAGCATCGGGAACTAAACAGAGCGACACCGATAAACTTTTACAAGAACTTCTCTTGGTCGCTGGCAAAAATCCGAATACTCTAACGGTTCCAAATATTGGAGGTATCATTAACAGCGTGCAAACTACAACAGCTCGTTCCATAGAAGATGATATACGACAATTTGAAGAGGATACTAAATTGTTGAAAGCCCTGTTAGCAGCTACAGGACAAGACCCAGCCAAATTTAACATACCGACTCTAGACATTAAAACTACAACATTAGTTCCTACAAcagaaacaacaacaacatctaAACCCACTGAAACAACCACACCGTCAATAGACGGAGACATAACTCGATTCCAAGAAGATGCTAAACTTTTACAAGCGCTTCTACAGGCTACCGGTCAAAATAATGGAAACTTTAAAATCCCTGATATAACGGGAATAACTTCACATGTCAGAATAGCGTCTAATCCGCGCACGACATCCCTGGGGTCAAATCCTACAACCCCGATAAATGTTAGGCCAATATACACAACATTGAGAACGACGACGTTGCCCCCTACCACTGTTACTGTACCTACTACGTTCCAGCTTCGTGCAACCGACTCTACAACCGCTCGGATATCTACCACATTCCCGCCATTCAGAAGAAGACCAACTGCAACTGTATCTACGGATCCAACAACTGTAGCGACCGCTCGAAGAGTTCCAATACCTGGCTTCACTGTAACAACAGAGCTTCCTACATCATCTACTTTTTCAGTTCAAGAAGATTTAGCTTTCCTGAACAATCTG AAATCTGTCCTTAACACAAATACAGATAGTACGGATCCTGAAGCGGCATTAGCGAATCGCATCATAGCTCTTGCAGTAGACAGAAgtttgaatgaaattaaaacagGGCAAGGAACTGAGCGCACGGGAAAGAATCTGGTACCTACTACGGCCCCCACCACAACAACCACAACCACAACGACCACAACCACAACGACCACCACAACACCGCGGCCTACCACAGCTGCTCCTAGCACACCATCCATCGAAGATGATTTGAGACAGTTTCAAGAAGATACTAAACTCTTGCAGGCTTTGCTCAAGGCAACCGGACAAGATCCATCTAAACTTAACTTACCGACAATACCAAACATAAACGCTAATGTGAGTCCAAAAATACCACCAGGAGTTCACAGAGAACTAAATCTTCTCTCAAATCTTCTTGCTTCACCCTCACCTCTCAATGAGCCGTTCGATTCTCTCACGCAGAAACCAAAAGAACAAATGAAGACGACTATCACAACAACTCCTAAACCTTTCGGAGCAAAGATTGCAGTAAAAGATGACGTTAAAAATGTACAAGATGACGGGAAATTGTTACAAACTTTAATAAAATTGCAGGGCGTGCAAGAAACCACGACGCAAAAGAGTAAAATTGCTATTACAG GGCAATCAACAGACGAAGCATTAAAGAAACTGATCCAGCAAACGAAGTCGCCAGGTATGGTGCAGGATGCGACCAAGATGCCGATTGCGATCAGCACGGAATACGGCAAAAGCAACGACGCACTCCTCGCTGCCCTGCTGAAGGAGCAAGGCTTCGGACCTACCACCGCCAGCTCTTTGGACGAGCAAATCCGTCTCGCC GCATTGCTCAATCAAGTGGTAGTGACGCCGAAAGCTAGGCGGACGACGACGCCGCTGCCGCCACCACCACCGCCGGCGCCGAGAAGACCGATCCTGGACGGGCTGGCGTGGCTCTGGCAACAGTGGCGAGAGACGGGGCCTGGGACAGGAGCCAAGAGACCAAATAGAAGACCAGATCCGTCCCCTACGGCCGCGGTGTCCGCGTCCCAGGCGACGAGCAACAGGGTCAACTGGTTTGGCTCGGGGCCTTTCGTCGGGAACGCGGACGATAAGCCAAACAACAGA ATACCTCTGGACCCCCCGAGGGCAGTGACCTCGGAGCAGACCCCGGGACGAGGGCAGCTGGTGTCCGCAGCGATTAACGTCACCAGGGCCTTTTCGCAGTTCTTGGGGGCTGCGATACAG GGTGCCGCCCAGACTGTCCAGAGCGTGATCCGAGCGGGGCAGCGCGCAGCAACTGATGTGTACAGCAATGGTTCCGGGGCGTCAGGATAA